The genomic region GGGTCTGGGCTCTTCTAATGGGCTAGCCTGCAGCTCCATTTTGGGGTAGGGGCAGGCTAGCCTGTCCTCTGGGTTTTGGTTCTCCACCCCATGACTCCTTCCTTGCTCAAATGGTGACTCAGGCccctggggggcagggtggaggagtGGGCTCGCCCTGTGCTGCCTACCCTAGACCAGCCCTGGAATGCAGCTGGCTCCAGACTGGGTAGAGGcttcctgggtggggggaggggtggcaggcaCCCCCTCCCTCAGCAAAGTATGGGCTCTTTGTTTCCCCATTACCAGCCCTGGGTCCTTCCCCATGACCCCTCACCCTTTACTTCCTCCCCACTCCTGGGAAGCTGTGACaggtgtttgggggaggggaaggggctgtgATGAGTTGGGACAGATGGCCCCACCTGTGCAGTGATTGAGATGGAGCCCGGAAGTTGGGACAACACAGCTGCAGGGTTCTCAGCCCAGGGTCCCCAAGCCTTTGCTGTCTGGCCCTGTTTGGCACCCAGGGTGCCCAACTGGCAGGGACAGGAAGCTCCCCCCCGCCATCGGGCATTTTGCCTTGGCACAGGCCtgatctgttttcttcctcagacAGCTGCTGCTGTCTGCTGGGCAAAGAAGCCTGGCTCATTCTGCGGTAAGGCAGGGGCCTCAGCCGGAGCCCCTCTCACACCCTCTCTCCCGACTCAGGCccttgtctctccctcctcccccacccccaccccaggaagaggaaatacCAGAGTTGGAGATTGATGTGGATGAACTCCTGGACATGGAAAGTGATGATACCCGGGCTGCCAGGGTCAAGGTGAGAGAGGGGCCGGGAGGCATCAGGGCCGGGTAGGGAGATCAGGGAATAGAGAGCTGCCTGGACGCATGGCCCCTTGGGTAAGCGAAGCTCTAAATTTAGGCCTTCTTTGGTTTTAGTCAGCCAGCCCTTGGGATGTTGGGCCTCAGCTTCTGCTTCCGTCAAATGGGGCTAATGGTGCTCGTCTAGCTGTTGAGTCGCTGTGGTATCGCCTGTGCCTCGGGGGTGGCCCCAGTCCCTTGGAAATAGGTACAGGTGAGCTCTAGGCCCCTGTTCCTTAGAACTCACAGCTATACTTGTCCCCCCATGCCCTCCCAGGAGCTGCTGGTTGACTGTTACAAACCCACTGAGGTAAGTACGTGGCTGTCCCAGAGGCTGGGGTGAGAGGAGCCTGGGCTTCTGTCATCTTGGGGTCTGGCCTCCCTGATGTCTTCCCTCCTGTCCAGGCCTTCATCTCTGGCCTGCTGGACAAGATCCGGGGCATGCAGAAGCTGAGCACACCCCAGAAGAAGTAAGGGTCCTCGACCCACATGAATGGTGGCTCCCACAGGACAATCGCTGCCCCCCGACCTCGTAGCAACAGCAATACCGGGGGGCCCTGCGGCCAGGCCTGGCGCCATGAGCAGGGCTCCCCGTGCCCCTGGCCCAGgggcctcttccctgccccctcagttttccattttggggttttttattgttattaaactGATGggactttttgtgtttttatattgaTTCTGCGGCGCGGCCCTTTAATAAAGCTAGGATATGCCTTTGGTGCAGCTAACGGGCTCAGCTGGTCTCTTTTAGGGGGGACACACTCCTCTACAACTGCTGTCGGTGCAGCTTCTCCCCAGGTGACTGCAGGCCTTCCTGAGGGCCACGTAGCCATGACGATAGCCCAGTGCCGGCTCCCACACCATGAGCTCCAAGTGGCTGGGGAGCTGGAGTGGGGGGAGCGGTGTCGCTGCTGGCAGTTAGGAACACTCCTTTTCCCTCTGGGCAAGGACCACCGTCCCACCTAGGGCCTGGCCCTCACGATCCCCCCGCCACTGAGTCTACACCCAGGTCCTGCAGCCAATAAAGAAGAGGCGTGGGGGGTACCAAGGGAGAGAGTAGGCTGAAGTGGAAGATGTGGCTTCTAAGTCTCTCAGGGCCCACAAACAAACACAGGCTCACTTCATGGGCttcaagggaatttttttttctttctttctctctttcaacagTCTGGTCCCTGATGGGGGCCtctccactgcccctccccagtttggcTACAGTTCTGAACGTCGCTCGATTTTGAGCAGCTCCACCTCAAACACGAGGGTTGCACCACCTGCAGGGGAGAAATGAGGACAGAGTGAGAACCAGGGCCACAGGAAGAAGAGATGGTGGGCAGGAGATGGGGGCAGGAAGGCATCTTACCTGGAATCTTTGGGGGAGCTCCCCGCTCTCCATACCCTGTCaaagatgcagaaagaaaaagtgagctGTGaccgggcagagagagagagacagaggtgttCTGCAGACATTCAGGCTGAAGCCAGGCCTCTGCCCATCGCAACAAGAAAGCCAGAAATGGAGACAGCAAGGGGCTACAAAAGGCCCAGTAGAGGGCAGAGGGTGGGTGCCAGAACCAAGTGCCCTAAGGGTCTTGCCCGGTTCTCACTACTGGATACAGCTAGACTTGGAAGACGCATAATGAACGGACGGGACAGAGACCAATGCAGCGGCAAACCAGTCTTCACCCTTCCCCAGACAcaccccccccaactcccctaTCCAGGCTCAGGAAAAGGCCTCTTACCCAACTCTGATGGGATCACCAGCTTCCGTTTTTCTCCCTCACACATCCTGCAGGACAACACCTGTTCAGCGCATGGCAAgcacccaggccccctgccccccaccccatccctggggCTTGCCTCCCACAATCAACCTCCTCAACCACAGCCATGGCCCCCTGACTCACCCCAGCAGCCCCTGGTCCCAGCCCTTGATGACCTGGCCTGTGCCCAGGGAGAAGACAAAGGGCTGGTTCTGGGGCAGGCTGCTGTCAAATTCCGTCCCATCTTCCAGCTTCCCCTGTGGGACCATGGGAAGGCCAGTGAAGAGGAGGCTCCACTTGGACACACCTCCCTACTCAGCAGCTATCCCCAAGCTGGCTCCCCATTGGCAGCCATAATCCTAGAAGGGGACAGAACCTTGGGCAGCTCGAAGTACATCGTCACTGCTTGCTGGTGCCAAGCTGGGGATCAGACAGTCAACAGCAGGGAAGAGCTATAGAAACTAGTGTAAAAGGGAGACAGGACTTGCCCACGGTCACCCACCTCCTTGGCTGAGCAATCTGGCTTCCAAGTCCTTTCAGGTCCCCAgaagccccacccaccccaaatGTTCCACTCCCTCACCCACCGTGTAGTGCATGTGCAGGACGTCCCCCTTGCGCGACTTGATGGGACAGTGGTCTACCCGCTTCTTGACCCCGATCTGCAGCTTCCGTTTGCCCTCGGCCCCCGCAGCAGTGGCCAGGGCACTCAGGCAGATGGACAATACTGTCAGGACCCAGCTCAGCCTCATGTCTCTGCGGGGACAGACCCCGACCAACCGAccgggggggagggcagggagggcatgGAATATGGGCAGGTACCAGGAGGATTCCACCCCCACCGTACCTTGCCTGCCCACGGGGATCCCCTTGTCCCGggtcaccaccccctcccccgggctCCGCAGACACACTTACCAGTCCAGTGAGAAGGGGGCTTGCCCGAGGACCCCagcagcggggggagggggtcaggggaggCCACAGCAGCCAGGGCCCCGCCCCTTTGCTCACCcccagcccttccttccctcccggTCCCCAGCTCCACTCTTCAATTCCCGCCCGTCCCTTTACGCAAAGTCCAGACCTTATCTGGCTGCCCAGCAGTTGCCTCGACGGAGCGATCCCATTCACGCCACACCCAGTTGCCCCCCGCCCAGCACACCCACACCTCTGAGGCCGCTGCAGGGGGCCTGCCCCGAGGCACCCACACATCGCCGCTGGGTGGCTCCGGGGAGCCCCGATCCTCCGGAGGCACCCCCCAGGCCGGGCCTGTGCCTCCGCCCGGGGCGCCGCCCCAGCTCTGAGCCCTCGGGGGCCTGCGGGGTACCCAGACCGGCCCCGTGTCTGGTGGCCGCCGAGCCCGCTCCACCCACACCACCTCTCCCGGGGGAGTTCTCGGCCTACCGCGTCCCCAGGCCCGGCCCCCGCGGAGACCGCCCCCGCGTGGACGCCCCGGGCCATTACCTGGGCCTACGCCTTCGCTTTGCTCCTTGACCCCACCCTTTAGCGGACGTAGTTCCGCCCCTTGCCCTGGAGCCCCGCCCTCGATAGAACTAGACCCTCTTTCCTGAACTGTAGCCACGCCACTCACCGACTGAAGGCCCGCCCCCAGTGCCTGGGCTCCGTCCCCTTCGGTCTCCAAACCCGAGGCTCCGCCTTCCGCCTGttccagctcctcctccaggGACCAGGCTCCGCCCCCCACCTGTCCTAGCTCCGTCCCCAGTCCCGGAGCCCTGCCTTCTACTGGCACCAGCTCAGAGGTTCCACCCGTCTCCGTCCCACGTCCCGCCCCGACTCCCGGGGCTCCGCCCCGTGCGGCGTGAAAACCCTCCCCCTGCGGCATCCCCAGACAGCTCCGACCCCACCCCCCAATTTCCCCCTGACCTATCCCTCGTTGACACTCGCAGCCCCGGCCCGCTCCTGCCCGGCCTGATCCAGCCTGCCCCCGTGCACCCCGGCTCCCCCCCAGCCCGGGCTGTGGCCCCCGCTCACCTCCTCGCCGCGCCCCCGGAGTCAACCCCAGTCGTGCTGCCGCCTGTGCGCAGGCGCGTCATCGTCGCCACCAGGCCGGGCCACGCCGCCCGCCCTCATTGGACTGTGCAAAGCCCGCTGCCGCACGCCGGGCGGAGCGGCCTTTCCCCCTGCTCCGCCCCCGCGCCGACACGTGACCACGCGCTACTTCCGGTGGCTCTGTAGCCGGTAAGGTTAGGTGAAAGTGACTTCCTAAAGTGCTTTCGGCACTTCCGGCCGAGGTGAAATTAAGGTCAGGCCAACGCGGGTTCCCGGAGGGGGTCTCGAGACGCCATTTTATCTCGCCCCCAGGCTCTCGCTTGACCCTGGGCCTCTTCAGGGTCCACGGGCTCCAGTGGGAAGAGCCTGGGCCTCAGACTTGAGTTTGAGTTTGGGCTGTGCGCTTCGTTGGCAGTGTGACCTTGAGCGAATGCTGTGGCCTGGTAGGATCTGGAAGGCCCTGTAAGGTGGGCTTGTCAACACCCACGTGGCAGGGCCACTGTAGGAGTGCGCCGTGACGTGCTCCACCAGGCCCTGGCCCACAGCCGATGCGCGCCCTTTTCGCCGCGCCAGCATCCGGGCCTGCCTCTGCCTGCCGCACGTTGACCCCCGAGTCCTGACGGCAGTGGTCCGGCTgggcccattccccacccacactGGTATTTTCAGGTGCCCCGGCACTCAGCAGCGCGCCGAAAACATCTGTCAGTGGAAGTAACGAACTTGTAGTTGGGAGGTAAACTTGAGGGTTAGAGATAGACTTGGGGGTCAGATCTCCAGGTCAATCAGCCTTTCTGAGCCTATTTCCTTAATTGAAAGAGAAAGATCATTAGCAGCGCTGACCTTAGAATGAAGGACCAAGCGAGGGGTGCGCGCGAAGCCTTGTGTGTGCCCAGCACTTAAGTgggccgggggaggggtgggagttCTGGTGTCCCCTGACCCTCATCTGTCTCACTTGAATGGAGCAATGGCATGGTCAGCGACAGCACAGCTGAGAAGAATGATTGGAAATTGGTAATCACCGTCAGGAATGGTCTCTTCTGGTTtaaccccacccctgcccagggcccAGCAAGATCACTACCGTGCCCTCCCATCTAACACCTCCGAGAAGGCCTCCGTTTGGGTAGCTGCGTTCTGCCTCGGGTGAACCTCTGTCCTCGAATGTCCTGCCTCAGCAAGGCAAAGCATGGATACCCAAAGATGGCCTGTGGTCCACCCCAGGGGCCCTGGAGGCTGCGGGGAGAAGGCTGGGCACTGAGCTTAGGCTGGGTCAGACAAAGGtcaggagaatcccaagcaggggctgcTGAGGGTGGGGGGAAACTGGTTGGGGTGAGGGAACGTGTCTCCCACACCAAGCCCACCAGCCACAGCCCTTTGGTAGTTCCCTTTCaaggaggtggggacagggcaggtgCGTGGCTTTAGAGTGAAGCTGAAGGAAGTAGCTTAAATACAGAGCAACAAAAACAGAGAGCCGCCTGGCAGAGAAGATGGGTTTTTCTATCAAGTGAAGACACATTCCTGGAGCCCAAGGGCTGGGACCATAGCAGTCGTCCGTTCCCTCCATAGGCGCCtgtggaaactgaggcgcagAAAGAGGGGGGCAGCGACAGCCAAGATCATTCAGCGGATCTGGGTCCCACCTCAAGGTCACTGGCCATAACAGACCGTCTCCTTCCAGAAAGGAGCTTTTgtgatgagcaggggaggggcagggcctggaTGTAACAGGATTGGGAAGACTGCACAGTTCTGGCTCTACCTGATGGGGGACCTGGGGCCTCATGGCCTCCATCTACACAACGAGGGAGTAAGACAGGCTCGGGGTCTAGGACGTAGCGCGATACAGAGTGCCTGAATCGCCCAGCCTGGACAGTGGCAAACAAGGACACAGGCAGGGACAGACAGATCCGTCCATCTCTTTTATCAGGGTTGGGGGTCACAGTTCTTAACACCGCAGCCCAAGTCCCCAGTATCTGCAGAGGATTGGCGCCtcggggaggggacagtggggcCAGCTGTGAAGACGCTCGCTTGCACGTGGTGGTTGAAAATCGAGACGGGACCCCTTCTCTCCCGAGTTAGTCCATGACCCCTGGTGCTGCCGACACGTCTCCTCGTCCGGCTGCCCACCCTGTTGGAGGGCGGCCTTGGGAGAGACCAGGGACGGCTGGAAAGTCCTCTGAGAGGCCCAGGTCCGGGAGCGCTTTCTGCCCACACTGAGGTCTGGGGACTGGGCACTTCTCAACACGTTGCCCTGTTGTCCTCCTCTGGGACGTGGCCTGTGAGGCAAGTGGCCCTGCTGAGTCTGAAAGGCAACGTGTCACCTTCGCAGCTTCCGGCacctgagggagggaggaagggttcTGTTCGTGCGGGCACAGCTCAGCCCCTGCTCCCTAGGTCCACCCTCCTGTTACCTTCTGTGAACCCCATTCTCTCCTAACACTCCTGGCGAGCCCACACGAGGTCACCCCGTGGCCTAGCTGCGGAAGGGAGGAGTGGTGAGCAGCGTCTCAGACAAGGGTGGACAAGGGTTCCACTCTGTCCCCTGGCCTCTCAGAGCCCACGAGGAGGGCACACATGTCTACCACGGGGGCTTTGAGCAAGGCCCAGAGCTTTGCAAATTGGAAGGCGATCTCTCCCACTTTGACTGCAGATGTGACCTCCTCCAGGGCATCTTTGACCGCTCAAAATCCGCGTCAGGTGCCCCTTACCTCAGCCCTTGACCTCCTCTGCCGGCGTCACAAATCCTGACGTCTGACTCCCACATTTAGAACGTGAGCCTTGGTCAATATTTGTTCAACACACCGAATAGTTTCCTCTCCCCTGGCTCTTCTCCCACTGGCAGGCTCACCTTGGACCTGCTCCAAGGGCCTTGATGCCTCCCCAAACAAACACGACCCCACCAGTCCTCACCTGCAGGTGTCTGGGTTGAGCTCTAAGCCCCGCCCTTGGCAACGGAGGAAGCTGCGGCgtcggcagcggcagcggcaggtCCGGGGGTCAGGGCGCTGGTGGCGCTGGGTGCAGCGTGGGcagaggggcctggggctggagtGGGATGGGTGATGTCAGCTGGGGAGGGTGCTCCGGGGGCAGAGTCCCAGCCCGGAACAGAGCGGGGCTGGGGACGGTGGTGGGGAGTGGAAGCCCTAGGAGGAGAAGCAACATGTCTGGGGCGGGAAGGAAAAGTCTTCCCGGGAGCTGGGGTTGGATCGGAGCACACAGACTCGGGGAGcagaggaaaaggggagagagggacacagtggggggagaaagagggggcGGGACTGCAGCCTCCCGGCACACTCATACACCCCCTGCCCCATCCACACGTTACATCCTGGGTGTGGGGTCTGGGCTCCAACCCCACCTCGGCAAGAGCCCATGAGACTCACCTGTCTGGCTTCACAgcactctccctcttttttgGTCTGAAAAGtaagagggacagacagagacaaggaagaggaagagaatcagAAGAGCCGAGCATCCTGCTCTTACCCCAGATCCCAGGCCTAACCCAGTTCCAGTCTTGGAAACCTGGCCTCCACTGTGGTGTACCCCCATGCCCAGCACCCCCCAAGCCTGGTCTCTGGGAGCTCAGAAGTGGGGCCCGGCTGGCACCTGCATTCACACTGGCTGTGTTCTTCCAGGGACATCTCGCCCAGCTGACTGCTCGGGTAACGGATCATGAGTATCTGTACTCCAGAGATAGGGGACACACGGTGTGAGAGATCATGAGAGATACAGAGGAAGGGAATGCTCTGTGGGCTGGAGGAACAGCTTGCCCAGCCAAGGCTCTGGCCAttcctcccaccaccaccccccggaGCCCCAGCATCCACCCCAGCTGGGCACGCCCCACCGGCCCCAGTACCTGCATTCGGACTTGGTGCTGCCCTGTGGGCACGCACTCCAGGCCATCGTCAGGGCAGCAGCCACCACAGCGCTGCACGGTCACACAGCTGGGCACCAGCTGCTTGGCCACGGTGCCCATGAGCTCCACGGTCAGGGGCACCACCACCTCCCGGGGCTGGCAGGTGGCACGGGCATACACGTCTATCCATGACACCACTGGGGGCAGAAGCGTAAGTGTTAAGCCTCCACTGGGTTTCCTGTAGCCGCTCCCGGGTTCCCCTATCTCCTGTACCCTGCAGCTGTTCTCCCTGATTCCTTCGTCCCAGCCACCCTCCACtagctccctctctgccctcaaaACCTGTCTTCCCCTGCCCAGGAACCCCACtgcctcaattttctcttctgtaaaatgggcagaataAAAAAGTTTGCATCTTAGAGCGTGGCCGTGATTACACAAGATGATGAGCAAACCCTGTTGATGATGGCTAGCGCGGTTATTGTTGCTATTACCTTTCTTCTGGTGGCCGGGGGTATCAGGCTGGGACACAGGGCCCTGTAGGAGAGAAGAGAACTGAACTCAAAAGTGCTCTCTAGGAAGGGCTAGCCCTGTCGCTGTTCCCAGGGGTCTGCCCTTGCAGTCTAAAGGCTTCAACTCCTCTAGGACACTTTTCCCCGATTGCTCTGCTCCTGGGGTCACTCTAGCTTTACCTGTCCTCTCCTGGCCACCTGGGACCTGCCCTGGCCACGACCCGCCAGGCGCACTCTGCCGGTGGCGGCGGCGACGTCGAATCTCCAAGCCTGGGGCCCGACGGATTCGGAGGCCTCAGGTCAGGAGGGGGCACAGTGGGCGCCCAACCGAGTCCTGCGGGGACCGAGCGGCTCCGCCCCCGGTCGAGCCCGGGgacggggtggggcaggggagtggcCCGGGGCTGGGCTGGCGGGCTGGCGGGCTGGCGGGCAGGGACTCCTCCCGGGGGATGCCCTGGCCAGATTCCCGCCACGCCCCGGTCCTCAGCCCGACCCCGCGGATCCCCGAGGCCGAGGCCGCTCCGCGTCTCCCCACTTCCGCCAACCTTGAGAGAGGGcacggcgggcgggcgggcgggatGTCGGGGACGCACGTACCTGGGCGGGGGCCAGCTGCAGGAGCGCGGCGAGCAGCAGGCGGCGGAGCAGGGGGCTCATGGTGCCCGCGGGGGCCGCGCGCCGGGGGCGCCCGCATCTCCCTAGCCCGGCGGCGCAGGGGGCGGCGGCAGCCAGAGCCCCATGGCGCGGGCCCGGGCGCGGCGGGCGGGGGCCGGGCGCNNNNNNNNNNNNNNNNNNNNNNNNNNNNNNNNNNNNNNNNNNNNNNNNNNNNNNNNNNNNNNNNNNNNNNNNNNNNNNNNNNNNNNNNNNNNNNNNNNNNNNNNNNNNNNNNNNNNNNNNNNNNNNNNNNNNNNNNNNNNNNNNNNNNNNNNNNNNNNNNNNNNNNNNNNNNNNNNNNNNNNNNNNNNNNNNNNNNNNNNNNNNNNNNNNNNNNNNNNNNNNNNNNNNNNNNNNNNNNNNNNNNNNNNNNNNNNNNNNNNNNNNNNNNNNNNNNNNNNNNNNNNNNNNNNNNNNNNNNNNNNNNNNNNNNNNNNNNNNNNNNNNNNNNNNNNNNNNNNNNNNNNNNNNNNNNNNNNNNNNNNNNNNNNNNNNNNNNNNNNNNNNNNNNNNNNNNNNNNNNCCCGCCACAGCAGGGGAAAGGGGACGCGCCGCCCAGGGGGCCGGGCTCCCGGGTCGCAGCCGCCAGGACCCGGAGGGCGGGGTGCTGtccacccctccttccccccctccccgccggcgAGGCCCGGGATGGGGGCGCTGGGCCTGAAGCAAGGAGCTGGACATGAGCTTTGAGAATCATTTTATTGCACGCGTTTTGGGGAGTGGGAGTCCCTCGGGATAGCAAGGAGGTAACAACACAGAGCAGGCCCCGTCCTAGCGGGCCGCTCCGGGGCCGGGGCCTGTGCCCGGAGGCACGATCTCTGGGATCTCTGGGCCTCCAGGTCGGGGCTGCAGCTGCTGCCTCTGCACTCGCTCCTGGAGCTTGGCTCTGTTGGCCCTGCGGgagagagcacctgggtggtcacGACAGAGGATCCCGGAGGGTGAGGGCAGGACAGTAAAGAGAAGGCAGGACAGAGCAGGGACGGACCTGGCCCGGGCCCGGGCCCGTGTGTCATTGTAGATGGCTGTGATGATCCGATCCTTTTCATCCATGAAGCTGCGGTGGATCTGCTCCAGCTTCCTGCAAGGGGGTTGCAATTAACCCTGGGTTTCCCAATCCCTGCTGTCCCCGagatccaccccacccccacacccagatccaccccacccccacacccgcCACGCCACTCTAGGGTCTCAAAGTTTTCCATCTGTGAGGACCTCTGCCTAACTGCCTGTGCTaggcggggagaggggcaccGAAGGGCCGGGGCTTATCCAGGGACCACTGGTGACCCAGGTCCCTGGCTGTCCTGTTGAAGGTGGTGACAGCAGCTCCAAACACCAGGGTGTTCCTCACAGGAGACTAGAAAGAGCATTATACCTAACTCCCATCACTGAACTAGGCAGTGGGCACCAGCCTTTAGGTATCTTGGTCGTAGAACCTCAGTGTCCGTGCCATGCATAAAAGTGGCAGGGAGACAGCCGATTGCCACACAAGGGAGGACAGTGGCTGGTGAGGCCCAGTTCCAATGCATTTCCTTCGGGTGCACGATTTTGGTTGGCCCCAGCACACCCTGGCAGCCGGCATCAAAGATTTACATTCAAATCACAAAACTCTGAAAATGACAACGTTCGCCTTCAGTGAGCGTAGAGCTGCCTTTGCCAAGTAAGGAGAGGCCCCGGAGACCTGTCTCGGGCAATTCTTAGCTGG from Panthera uncia isolate 11264 chromosome D1, Puncia_PCG_1.0, whole genome shotgun sequence harbors:
- the FKBP2 gene encoding peptidyl-prolyl cis-trans isomerase FKBP2 isoform X2; the encoded protein is MRLSWVLTVLSICLSALATAAGAEGKRKLQIGVKKRVDHCPIKSRKGDVLHMHYTGKLEDGTEFDSSLPQNQPFVFSLGTGQVIKGWDQGLLGMCEGEKRKLVIPSELGYGERGAPPKIPGGATLVFEVELLKIERRSEL
- the LOC125931722 gene encoding PE-PGRS family protein PE_PGRS16, which gives rise to MPQGEGFHAARGGAPGVGAGRGTETGGTSELVPVEGRAPGLGTELGQVGGGAWSLEEELEQAEGGASGLETEGDGAQALGAGLQSVSGVATVQERGSSSIEGGAPGQGAELRPLKGGVKEQSEGVGPGNGPGRPRGGGLRGGRAWGRGRPRTPPGEVVWVERARRPPDTGPVWVPRRPPRAQSWGGAPGGGTGPAWGVPPEDRGSPEPPSGDVWVPRGRPPAAASEVWVCWAGGNWVWREWDRSVEATAGQPDKVWTLRKGTGGN
- the VEGFB gene encoding vascular endothelial growth factor B isoform X2, whose amino-acid sequence is MSPLLRRLLLAALLQLAPAQGPVSQPDTPGHQKKVVSWIDVYARATCQPREVVVPLTVELMGTVAKQLVPSCVTVQRCGGCCPDDGLECVPTGQHQVRMQILMIRYPSSQLGEMSLEEHSQCECRPKKRESAVKPDSPRPLCPRCTQRHQRPDPRTCRCRCRRRSFLRCQGRGLELNPDTCRCRKLRR
- the FKBP2 gene encoding peptidyl-prolyl cis-trans isomerase FKBP2 isoform X1, with protein sequence MTRLRTGGSTTGVDSGGAARRDMRLSWVLTVLSICLSALATAAGAEGKRKLQIGVKKRVDHCPIKSRKGDVLHMHYTGKLEDGTEFDSSLPQNQPFVFSLGTGQVIKGWDQGLLGMCEGEKRKLVIPSELGYGERGAPPKIPGGATLVFEVELLKIERRSEL
- the VEGFB gene encoding vascular endothelial growth factor B isoform X1, whose translation is MSPLLRRLLLAALLQLAPAQGPVSQPDTPGHQKKVVSWIDVYARATCQPREVVVPLTVELMGTVAKQLVPSCVTVQRCGGCCPDDGLECVPTGQHQVRMQILMIRYPSSQLGEMSLEEHSQCECRPKKRESAVKPDRASTPHHRPQPRSVPGWDSAPGAPSPADITHPTPAPGPSAHAAPSATSALTPGPAAAAADAAASSVAKGGA